A DNA window from Theobroma cacao cultivar B97-61/B2 chromosome 5, Criollo_cocoa_genome_V2, whole genome shotgun sequence contains the following coding sequences:
- the LOC108662314 gene encoding UDP-glycosyltransferase 73C3-like: MASKLDQLHFVLIPLMSPGHLLPMTDMARLLAEHGVIVSIVTTPLNTIRFKSTIERAVESGLHIRLLQLQFPSDPLGLPEGCENMDQLPSRDLIKNFFKAASMLQQPFEQLFNELQPRPSCIISGKNLPWTVDTALKFNVPRIFFDGMGCFSFSCTHNLEVSKVHETMSKFESFLVPGLPHRIELTKAKLPENLNPGSNDLTNMRSNIRAVELIADGIVVNTFEELESEYVKEYKSVKGDNVWCIGPLSACNKLNSDKAERGQKASIDDNQCLKPWLDSKKPGSVIYACLGSISGLTTWQLVELGLGLEASNQAFIWVIRGGKKSEGLEKWIAEEGFEERVKDRGLIIGGWAPQIWILSHPAIGGFLTHCGWNSTMEGICAGVPIVACPLFAEQFLNEKLVVEVLGIGASVGVEAAVAWGMEDKFGLLMKREQVKQAIDKVMDKGNPGEERRKRAKELGMRATKAIEEGGSSYQNMEMLIKFVLERTRGG; encoded by the coding sequence ATGGCTTCAAAGTTAGATCAGcttcattttgttttgataCCCTTAATGTCCCCTGGCCACCTTTTACCGATGACAGACATGGCAAGACTGTTGGCAGAACATGGCGTGATTGTTTCGATTGTTACCACACCCCTTAATACCATAAGATTCAAGTCCACCATTGAACGTGCTGTTGAGTCTGGTCTCCACATTCGACTTCTCCAACTCCAATTTCCATCAGATCCGCTTGGCTTGCCAGAGGGGTGTGAAAACATGGACCAGCTTCCTTCCCGTGACTTGATCAAGAACTTTTTCAAGGCTGCTAGCATGCTACAGCAACCATTTGAGCAACTCTTCAATGAATTACAACCCCGGCCTAGCTGCATAATATCCGGTAAGAATCTACCTTGGACAGTTGACACTGCTCTCAAGTTTAATGTTCCAAGGATTTTCTTTGATGGAATGGGTTGCTTTTCTTTCTCCTGTACTCATAATTTAGAGGTTTCTAAGGTGCATGAAACTATGTCTAAGTTTGAGTCCTTTTTGGTACCTGGCTTGCCTCATCGAATAGAATTAACAAAAGCTAAGTTGCCTGAAAATCTCAATCCTGGCTCAAATGATTTGACAAATATGCGTAGTAACATTAGAGCAGTTGAGCTAATAGCTGACGGAATTGTGGTCAATACTTTTGAAGAACTAGAGAGTGAATATGTCAAAGAATATAAATCAGTTAAAGGAGACAACGTTTGGTGTATTGGCCCGCTTTCAGCTTGCAACAAGTTGAATTCAGACAAAGCCGAGAGAGGTCAAAAGGCCTCAATAGATGACAACCAGTGCTTGAAGCCCTGGCTTGACTCAAAGAAACCTGGCTCAGTAATTTATGCCTGTCTTGGTAGCATATCTGGCCTCACAACTTGGCAACTCGTGGAGCTTGGTTTAGGCCTGGAAGCGTCAAACCAGGCATTTATATGGGTTATAAGAGGAGGCAAAAAATCAGAAGGATTAGAGAAGTGGATTGCGGAGGAAGGTTTTGAAGAAAGGGTTAAAGATAGAGGACTTATAATCGGTGGTTGGGCACCGCAAATATGGATCTTGTCTCATCCTGCAATTGGAGGGTTCTTAACACACTGTGGATGGAATTCAACCATGGAAGGCATCTGTGCTGGTGTGCCAATAGTAGCCTGCCCGTTGTTTGCCGAGCAATTTCTCAACGAGAAGTTGGTTGTGGAGGTGCTGGGAATTGGCGCAAGTGTGGGAGTCGAGGCTGCAGTGGCATGGGGAATGGAGGATAAGTTTGGTTTATTGATGAAAAGGGAACAAGTAAAGCAGGCTATAGACAAGGTGATGGACAAAGGCAACCCAGgagaggaaagaagaaaaagagcaaaggAGCTCGGGATGAGAGCAACTAAGGCTATTGAAGAAGGTGGATCCTCTTATCAGAACATGGAAATGTTAATCAAATTTGTTCTTGAACGAACAAGAGGTGGCTAA